Proteins encoded in a region of the Neoarius graeffei isolate fNeoGra1 chromosome 3, fNeoGra1.pri, whole genome shotgun sequence genome:
- the rps6 gene encoding 40S ribosomal protein S6, protein MKLNISFPATGCQKLIEVDDERKLRTFYEKRMATEVAADPLGDEWKGYVVRISGGNDKQGFPMKQGVLTNGRVRLLLSKGHSCYRPRRTGERKRKSVRGCIVDANLSVLNLVIVRKGEKDIPGLTDSTVPRRLGPKRASKIRKLFNLSKEDDVRQYVVRRPLTKEGKKPRTKAPKIQRLVTPRVLQHKRRRIALKRQRTQKNKDEAAEYAKLLAKRLKEAKEKRQEKIAKRRRLSSLRASQSKSESSQK, encoded by the exons ATGAAG CTCAATATCTCTTTTCCTGCCACTGGCTGCCAGAAGCTCATTGAAGTGGATGATGAGCGCAAGCTGAGGACCTTCTATGAGAAGCGCATGGCCACCGAGGTGGCTGCTGACCCCCTGGGTGATGAGTGGAAG GGCTACGTGGTGCGCATCAGCGGAGGAAATGATAAGCAGGGCTTCCCCATGAAGCAGGGTGTTCTGACTAATGGCCGTGTGCGTCTGCTCCTCAGCAAGGGTCACTCGTGCTACAGGCCACGCCGCACTGGGGAGCGCAAACGCAAATCTGTTCGCGGCTGCATTGTTGATGCCAATCTCAGTGTCCTCAACTTGGTCATCGTCAGGAAGG GTGAGAAAGACATCCCCGGACTGACCGACAGCACCGTGCCTCGCCGCCTGGGTCCCAAAAGAGCCAGCAAGATCCGCAAGCTCTTCAACTTGTCCAAGGAGGATGATGTCAGGCAGTATGTGGTGCGCAGACCCCTCACTAAAGAAG GTAAGAAGCCCAGGACCAAGGCCCCTAAGATCCAGCGCTTGGTGACGCCCCGTGTGCTGCAACACAAACGCCGCCGCATCGCCCTTAAGAGACAGCGCACACAGAAGAACAAGGATGAAGCTGCGGAGTACGCCAAGCTGCTGGCCAAGAGGCTGAAG GAGGCCAAAGAGAAACGTCAGGAGAAGATCGCCAAGAGACGCCGCCTCTCCTCCCTGAGAGCCTCCCAGTCCAAATCCGAGTCCAGCCAGAAATAA